AGGAGTAGAGAAACAAAGAGTCGCATGCTGGATATCTAGAGACCATGAGTGAAACGCTTTCGTTCGAGTTTGCTCCCTGAGAGGGGGATGCGTCAAGTCAATTGAGTCAGAGAAACAAGCGGGTCGGGAAACTCCCAACCCGCTTGTGCGTTTGAATCCATGTCTGCAAATCAATTTGGCGAAGAAAAACTGCCTCCCACCCAGTTTCTTATTCCTGTGGCTGATCTGCCTGAGCCACCGCTGACGCTGGAGTAGTGGCCGACAGCATAATTATTTACGCCACCGCTGACGCTGGAGTAATTGCCGGAGGCCAAATTGCTCACGCCACCGCTGATGCTGGAGTAGTCTCCAGGGAGAGAGTTCCCTGATCCACCGCTGGCGCTGGAGTATGAGCCGTCGGCTTGATTAGAATTGCCGCCACTGACGCTGGAGTAGTCTCCAGCGGCGCTATTGTAAGAGCCGCCACTGACGATGGCATAGAGGCCGGAAGCTTGATTTCGTTGGCCGCCGCTGATGCTGGAGTAATTGCCGTAAGCAAAATTGCTCGCGCCACCGCTGACGATGGAGTAATCGCCGGGGGCAAGATTTCTCTCGCCGCCGCTGACGTTGGAGGCGTAGCCGGAGGCTTCGTTGTATCGTCCGGCAGTGACGCTGGCGTAGCCTTGACTGGCCGAATTTTCAGTTCCGGCGACGATGCCTCCAAAGCTGGAGTAATTGTTGCCTGTGCCTACGATCAGGTAATGCGATCCTGTTTTATTGGAAGAGAAAGATAAGCTGTCTTCGTTGTAACCGATGAAGAGGTTTCCAGTTCCATTGACGGTTCCGCCTGTCTGCCCGGAACCGCTGACCACTTGCAGGTTCATGCCGGTGAAGAGCAGACGGTCAAATCCCCTGGCATCCGTATCCCGCGTTACGCCGGAAAAACGGTTCCGCAATTCGCTGATGTCGGCCGTGATCTGAGTGGTGTCTGCATTGCCCGGAGGACCTTGAGGTCCAACGGGACCTTGCGCGCCATCGAGACCCGCCAGTCCTTGCAGACCGGTATCGCCTTTCGGTCCTTGCGGTCCGGTCAGACCTATCGGTCCCTGTGGCCCGGCGGGACCTTGCGCGCCATCGAGACCCGCCAGTCCTTGCAGACCGGTATCGCCTTTCGGTCCTTGCGGTCCGGTCAGACCTATCGGTCCCTGTGGCCCGGCGGGACCTTGCGCGCCATCGAGACCCGCCAGTCCTTGCAGACCGGTATCGCCTTTCGGTCCTTGCGGTCCGGTCAGACCTATCGGTCCCTGTGGCCCGGCGGGACCTTGCGCGCCATCGAGACCCGCCAGTCCCTGCAGACCGGTATCGCCCTTCGGTCCTTGCGGACCGGTCAGACCCATCGGGCCTTGCGGTCCGGCGGGACCTTGTGCGCCATCGAGACCCGCCAGTCCCTGCAGACCGGTATCGCCTTTCGGGCCTTGAGGGCCGGGAGTCAATTGAATGTTAGTGATTTGCGATTGCAAGGAGGCAATCTGCTGTTCCATATTTTGTATGATAGTCCACAGGCGACGTTTTGAAATTTTGTCATCGTCGTCATCGTCTTTATTCTTTTTTTTGCTGATCTTGTTTTTACCTTTTTTATCAGAATCATCGTCGTCCGCTAATGCGGCAGAAGCGCATGTCAGGGACAGTAAAAAAATGACCGCAACTAAAAGACCTGTGCAGGTTCGATTCAGGTTCATGCAGTTTCTCCTTGATGAAGGGATCGTTTCATATGAATTTATAAATGATCCGATGGACCATTCCTTATGGATTAATGTTGTAATTGCAGAGAGATAATATAATCACGTTCCATCTGCTCAATCGGTGAGAATATTACTGACAATCCGGGGAAAGTCAAAGCATAATATGGTGTTCCTTTTTTCAGGAAAACATCAATTTAATATCAATGATTTAACCGGGTAGTTGGTGCGAAATATTTTGTTTGGATGAGGGGATTTGTTTTGCGAATCGCTGGCGTTTGAGCAAGGATTTTAGGGGAGCGCGGCTGTGAATGGCCCCAATTCTCGTCAGGGAGAGGGGTCTGCTGATAAGCTGTTGCTATGGAATAGAAAAGTGAAACCTTGCCGAATACGACTCGCCATTCCTGCCGACTTTGAAACCTGCGCGCTGATTTTCACCCGGGCCTGGAACTGCTCGCTACCCGAAAAACCGAAACAAGTGACGGTGGATGACATCATCTTGTTGACTGAAGGCGAACTGGTTCACGTGGCTGAACGCGGTGGAAAGGTGGCGGGCTTTATTTCAGTCTGGGAACCGGAAAGCTTCATTCACCATTTGTATGTTGATCCCGAATTTTGGGGAATGGGGATCGGGACGGAGTTGGTCGATTTTATGGCTTCGTTGACCAGGGGACGTCCTTTGGGCTTGAAGTGCAAAGTCGGAAATAAGTTGGCGATGGCTTTTTACCGGGCGCGGGGTTTTGTAGAAACAGACGAGCGAGGCGAAGACGAATACGGCCCCTGGGCGCGCTTGCTTCGAGTATCGAACCCTGAGCGACAACCGATGCGTTCACTTAAGCCATACGATTAAAATATTGTTAGAATTTCCCATGTCATGATATTACTTAGGGCGAATCGAATTCCTAAACAGGAGTGAACTCAATGAATACGGTTGCAAGAAAAGTATTACTGTTTGGAGGCGGGGGAGTTCTGTTTTTTACGCTGGCCCTGTTTGGAATGTTTTCCGTTCAATCGCCGCAAAAATTGTCGTTACCGCCTTTTTCAGAGTGGACGGTGTATTCCGGCGTTACGGTTAAAGCGAATGGGGATTGGGAAATTGTCGTTGATGGCACGGACGCTCCGTATTTATATCAAATTCAAAGCCCCCCTATCGATGTCGAATTCTTCCAAAATGTCTATCAGTTTTCGCTTCCCATAGAGGTGATGCAAGGAAAGGTGGCTGTGGGCGTACTCAATGAGGGCAAAGAGACTTGGTTGAACGCTCCAAAATTACTGAGCCATTATTCCGTTAAAACGATGTTCAACCGTCAGGTGAGCGTTGTGGTGGCAAATGATGACCCGGGCCCAAGCAATCCCAGTCGTTTCACGGTTAGAATCCCCAGATAAGTCCAGGATAAGACGAGTTCAGATATTGAGTCAGCGAAACTCAGCGGCGAGTTTTCCTGTGATTCTCGGTTTTTCAATCATGGGATAATAATCTCTCAATAAGAAGGAAGCGGGCGTATCTCCCGCCTTGATCCTGACTGCCAGCTTTCCCCATCCTTCTGTGTTCGAGCAATTCAGGATGCGATATTTATAAAGATCATCGCGTTTCATCTCGATACCGCTGTTTTTGCAAGTGGAGCCGTCGGGAAAGACCACTTCAGTTTTAAGCTCTCCCCTGCCAAGATCTGCAAAAATTCCTATTTTTAATTCTGGAGCATAGTAGGTGTAGGAAGGGTTCAACTCTATGGTTTCGCCGGGGTTCAATTTTATGAGCAGTCCGAAATCGCTATGGCTTACATCTGTCGGCGGTTTGTCAAAACCTGGTATTTTTCTGAAGCCCGGGCGCATGTTCTCGGTTTTACGGAACAACCTCCTGTAACCCTCTTCCATTTGTCTGGCCCACTTTTTGACATGACCCGGACTGAATTGGTCGTGAGAGGTAGCGTGAATCAGCATATGAGCCATATTTGCGGCGAAGGGGTGGTCCGGAAATTTATCGAGCGCCTTATCGAACACGATTGGCCATTCCGGGTCGCCCAGAGTGTACGCGTATGCCGGGTAATAGGGATTGTCTGGAGCTTTTTTTATGGCGTGGCGAAAGTATGCAACTTTTAACGCGTCGGCTTTCTTTCGGTATTCATCAAATGTTTCATTTGGAATGCCGCGCGGTCTCCAGTGTTCTGGCAGGCTGGTGTCGTATCTCCAAATCGACCATAGATGCAAGCTCCACGCGCCAAAGAGTTCAACCGATCCAGGCTCATTATTTCCCAGCGTTCTTATGGTCTCTATCTGCGATCGTAGCCATTCCGGATTGGCTATGTCAGGGGTCGTTTTATGTGTATGGAGCAAGTAATACCAGATACGAAATACAGGATCTTCTTTTTTGGATTCCTTGATGAAATAGGGAGTGGATACCAACAAGGAGACAATGATCGCGCTTGCGGCGACAAAACCCGTACGGGAAAATTCCGGAGCTCGAAAGCACGCCAGCTTGTTTCGATTGCGCAGGAGAAATCCAAGCAAGCCGGGTATCAGCAGAATCAAAAAAAGCATTCCCGGAATATAATACCGCCCATGCTGATGGATCATAAACAGAGAGGAACTGATTCCAAAATATTCATAAAAGGCAATCGCCATAGGCGGCATGCAGACCACCCAACTGAATGGAAAGGCAAGTAGGTATAGCGAGAGGGAAAGCACCAGAGCGAGCCCAAAGTAGAACAAGGGGAGGTAAGGGTTCAGGCCGCCTTTGGGAAGGTCCGACATTTCGTTGTTCAATTGATCCTGGAAACGCACCAAGGCGTACATTCGCTTCCACAGACCTTCAAAATAATCTCCCGGTCTGTTTTGGGCGATATCAACCATAGAGTCCTTGCCGAACTGGCTGATCGTTTGATGATTGATCAGACTCCATGCATGCGTTTTCAGGTATTGATCGTATTCGTACGAACGATAATGTCCGAAATCGCTATGGATCATTCCATAATGGTTGTAGCGTTCGCCGATGCCTGAAAACAATCCAATATAGGCAAGCCCCGTATTTTTAACGGCGTTCACTGCGCTGATGGGTTTGTATAGGTTTTCTCCATAGGCAGTGAATGAGTGTGTGGCGATGCTCAAACAAAGCCCTGCGAACAGGGCTCTGACGACCAGGAGTTTGTTTAATTTAAAAATGCCGATTAATAACAGTAAAGCCAGAACCAGCGTTGCGTTCATTTTATGGTGAACGGGTAGAATAAACAGGTAGGCCAGGGTGTGGATTCCAAAGAGTATTCCTAAAGAAGCCTCTATCATCACCCGCTTGTATTTCTTGAGAGAATTGAACCACGAATTGGGGTTGAATAAAATCTGCCCCAATAACATGGTGAGCGCCCCGTACAGGGTGATATGGAATAGCTGAGTTTTGTACAGGAATGCGAACGAAACCAGACCTAGTAATGTAGAGGCTGATAAATTGCGAACGACCAGAAAAACAAAGACAGGGCTTATGAAAAGTATGACAAGTAAAATCAAGCCGATGTGAACGTGACTGAAATTTGTTTCTGAAAGAATCCATGCGACCGGGATGACTTGCGAAGCCCATCTGATAACGTAAGTCGTGTTCGTTGTGAATTCCCATTCGCCATCGCACTGCGTGGTAAAATAAAAATTTCTGATTTCTTCGTTGGCGGATGCGACATAATTGAAAATGGCTGACCAGCCATACATTTGTTCGCCGAACTGCGCTTTTATTTGTTCCTTTTTCTGATTCAGCGACTGGTTGAGTTTGGTCTTCAGTCCAGGAATTGAAGAGCAGGATTCGACTCCCCGATTGTGAATATAGCTGTAGATCCAATCGCTATCGCCACTATGTCCATAATTTAAAATGGGAGATGTGAGTTGGTAGAGCTTGTCCAGATTGGGTTTTATGGAGTCTGTTTGTAGATTGAATAGAATAAAAACCGAAGCCAGTAGCGCTGTAATCCAATGCCGGTCTATCGCCAGAAGCCATCGGATGAGTGTTTTGGTGGGTGAAGAAACGTGCTTTGTTGGCGGGTTTGTCGGTTCGTTTTCAGCGGGTCCGTCTGGGTCTTGTGTCAAGGAAGTCATTCTAATTATCGTGAGAAGAGCGGACGCGAGAACAGGGAATAAAGGCTTGCATTATAATCGATTAACAGGGGCTTAACTAGTAATTTTTAATTTTCAGGACGGTTGCGGTGGCCTGGATTTTCGGCATTTCGGGGCCCTTCCCTTTAGCTGGGGTGAATTTGTTTTGCACATTCGGGCATAGAAAGAATTACTTTTTTAATTCCATCGCAGTCTCTTTAAAAAAGTGGTTTGAAGTCCGAGGATGTTGTAAAATGCCTCAAGGTTGATCGGGCTGACCGATTGAGGACTGTCCATCAGGTTGGCTGAATCGGCCCTTGAAACATTTCAATGATTGCGCGCATCCCGGTTCATCTTGTAATCCCTGTGAATTATTTCCTCAATTAAATGCATCGAAACGCCGATTATATAACAAGGGTCGGGTTGTGTGCCGGGCCGGTTACGTTAAAAATTCAATTTTCACCGAACAAAGGACCCGTGGCGACTCAATGATTGTCAGCATGACCCCCTTCAGAATATCGTTTTTTGGCGGAGGAACCGACTACCCCACCTGGTACAAACTCAATGGGGGATCAGTCATCTCTACCACAATCAACAAGTATTGCTATATCACCTGCCGTTATCTGCCTCCATTTTTTAACCACCGTCATCGCGTGGTTTATTCCAGAATTGAAAATGTGATGGACGCGTCGGAAATTCAGCACCCGTCTGTGCGAGCGGTTATGAAATGGTTGAATTGGCAAAAAGGGATCGAGATTCATCATGACGGCGACCTGCCGGCTCGCTCCGGTCTGGGGTCGAGTTCTTCGTTTACGGTGGGACTGTTCAACGCCCTGTCTGCCCTTGAAGGCCGATTGATTTCGAATCGTGAACTGGCGGCGCAGGCGATTCATATTGAACAGGAAGTTATTCGGGAGAATGTGGGGTCTCAAGACCAGATTGCGGCGGCGTTTGGCGGCTTCAACAAGATTGATTTCAAGAGGGATGGTTCGTTTGATGTGACTCCCATCATTTTGCCTCAAGATAAAAAAGTGGCTTTGGAAAATAATTTGATGTTGTTTTTTACAGGCCTGTCGCGCAATGCGTCGGATATTGCAAAGTCGAAAATTGCGAATATGGAAAATCGGTTTGAAGAGCTGGATCGGATCCGGCGCATGGTCGATCAGGCCGCCGATATTTTGCAAAACTCCAGCGACATGGCAACCGATTTTGGTCGCCTTCTGGATGAAGGGTGGCAATACAAGAAACAGCTTTCAGATCAGGTTTCGACGCCTGAGATTGACGAGATTTATGAGGCCGCAAAGAGCGCGGGAGCCGTTGGCGGTAAGCTGATGGGCGCGGGCGGAGGCGGCTTCATGGTTTTTGTCGTTAAGCCGGAATTTCAGGAAAGGGTTCGCGAGCGTTTGAAACATTTGATTTATGTTCCTTTTCAATTTGAAAGCTCTGGCAGTAAAATAGTGCTGTATCAGCCCAACGGTCTGGGCTGATGACCACTGAGTGTCCACCGTTCGGCAATATTGCATTTGACGGTTCGCTTTGAAAATTCCCTCTCCAGTATACGTTGCCGGACATAAGGGTCTGATAGGCTCCGCCTTTTTGAGAAGGTTGCGGCGGGAATCCAGCGTTGATGTGCTCACCGCAGATCACTCGGAACTCGAACTCACGGATGCTTCAGCGGTTCGTGAATTTTTTGAACGCCACCGACCCCAAACGGTTATTTTAGCCGCAGGTCGAGTGGGAGGGATTATCGCAAACCGAGACTCCCCGGCGGATTTCATTACCGACAACTTGTCCATTCAATTGAATGTGTTGCGTTCGGCCCACCGGGTTGGCGTTCAAAAATTAATTCTGCTGGGTTCTTCTTGCATGTATCCCCGGGAATGCCCGCAACCGATGCATGAAGGGCAATTGTTAACGGGTCATCCCGAACCGACGAGCCTGCCCTATGCCATCGCAAAACTGGGCGGCGTGTACATGTGCATGGCCTACAATCAGCAGTTTGGCGGGCGTCGTTTCATTCCGGTGATTCCTAACAACGCGTACGGGCCGAATGATAATTTTGATCCCGATACGTCGCATGTTCTTTCCGCCTTGATTCGAAAATTTTTTGATGCCAAAATGCGCGGGGATAAGGTGGTCAGTCTTTGGGGCACCGGCAGTCCGCGCCGGGAATTTATTCATGTTGATGATATTGCCGATGCCTGCCTGTTTTTGCTGGAAAACGACGACCCTGACCTTGAAGTTCCCGTAAATATTGGATCGGGCAAAGATATTTCGATCAGCGAGTTGGCCCAGTTGATTGCTGAAATTGTTGAGTACGAAGGTCGTGTGGAGTGGGATGATTCAAAACCCGACGGCGCTCCAAGAAAATTACTGGACAGTTCAAGGATCAAATCCCTTGGCTGGAACCCCGCCGTTCCCTTTCGAGAAGGTGTGCGATCTACCTATGAATGGTTCCGAAATAATTCCCACCAGGAATGAGTTATGATCAAATTTAAATATGAAGGCAAAGGTTTTCAGGGGAGACCTTCTGAAAATTTGCCGTATTCGCAAGATCAGGTTCTGAGTATGCTTCGCTCGATGTTGCGTGTTCGTTTGCTTGAAGAGAAAATCGAGACGATTTATCACCTGGATGAGATGAAAACGCCGGTTCATCTGGTCATCGGACAGGAAGCGATTTCCACGGGTTGCTGTGAGGCTTTGCGCCCTGAAGATCATGTGTATGGAACCTATCGAACGCACGGCAACTACATCGCAAAAGGCGGGGATCTGAAGAAGATGCTGTCGGAGTTGTATTGTCGCGCAGACGGTTGCGTGGGGTCTAAAGGAGGCTCCATGCATTTGCTGGACAAGGATGCGGGCTTCATGGGCTGTTCCGCAATTGTCAGCGGTATTCTTCCCATTGCGACCGGCGCGGCCCTTTCGGCCAAAATGTTAAAACAGGATCGCGTTACCGTGGTTTTTTTCGGAGAGGCGGGAACAGAAGAAGGCGTTTTGTGGGAAAGTTTCAATTTCGCGGCGCTTAAAAAACTCCCAATCATTTATATATGCGAAAACAATTTTTATGCGGTTTGCTCGCCTTTGGAAAACAGACAACCTCCAGGCGTTGATATCTATAAAAAAGCGGAGAGCTTTGGGATCAAGAGTCGTTTGGTGGATGGAACCAACGTGCTGGATGTGTACGACGCGGTTCGAGACGCCTCCGATCACGTTCGCAACGGAGAGGGGCCGTACTTTATTGAAGCGCGAGCCTACCGCTGGCGCGGTCACGGCGGCGTAGGGGATGACAGCGCTTCAGGGTATCGCGATCCCAAGGAAGTCGAGGCCTGGAAAAAATATTGTCCTATTGAAACTTTTTACAATTATCTGGGGAAATGCGGTATGGTTGACTCCCAGTTGCGCAAAGAGATGACGCGACAACTGACAGAAGAGATTGAAGCCGCCTTCGAGCATGGTTTGAAAAGTCCCAATCCCGTTAAGGAAGATCTGGCGACGTTTGTATACTGTGATTAAGTAAATGGTTCGACCCTGCGCAACGAGCAGGTCTGCATTTCCCTCAATACAATCAAAATACAATAAAAAGGGTACCTGGATAATGCCTTGGGCAGAAAAACTGATTTCATCCAAAGCCGTTTCTCAGAATTTTAATGGGGAAGGGCGGGCGCTGACTTACACCGAAGCGCTCAACGAAGCGTTGCGTACGGCCATGGAAATAGATCCCAAGGTTTTTGTGATGGGGCAAGGCGTCGACGACCCCAAGGGTATGTTCGGGGTAACCACCGGATTGAATCAGGAATTTGGCGGGGAGCGGGTGTTCGATACGCCTTTGGCGGAAGAATCCATGATGGGCATTGGTCTGGGCGCCGCCATGAACGGGATGAGACCTGTGTATATGCACAATCGTCCCGATTTTTTATTGCTCGCGTTCAACCAGCTCGTCAACCATGCGTCCAAGACCCATTACATGGATAATGGCCTGACGCGAGCGCCGATGGTGATATGGGCCGCCGTGGCCCGTGGTTGGGGTTCTGGATCTCAGCATTCGCAAGCGATACAAGGCATGTTGTTAAGCGTTCCCGGATTGAAAATCGTGATGCCCAGCACGCCATACGACGCCAAGGGCTTGATGCTCGCTTCCATCGCAGACAATAATCCGGTATTGATTTTTGAACATCGCTGGCTGATGAAGCAACAAGGCGCTGTGCCGGAAGAATTTTATACGGTCCCGCTTGGCAAAGGCGTGTATCGGACACGCGGCGAGCATTTGACCATTGTCGGCACCTCGCATACTCTGATTCAATCCATGGAAGCCATGGAACTTTTGAAGAAAGAAGGGGTCAGCGCCGATGTGATTGATCTGAGAACGATCAAGCCGCTGGATGAGGAAATTATTTTGGAGTCGGTGAAGAAAACCGGTCGCCTGTTGGTCGTGGATACCGGATGGGCCATGGGAGGGGTTTGCGCTGAAATAGGTTGTCTCGTGGCGGAGAAGGGATTTAAAGATTTGAAAGCTCCCGTGCGTCGCATTGGTTTGCCGGACATTCCCCACCCTGCTGGATACACTCTCGAACAATTTTACTATCCCAACACAGAAACGATTGCGCAGACCATTCGCGAACTGGTCGCATTTCAATGATCGAAACGAATCAACGTATGAAGTATGAACTGGCGGAAAGCAGTTGGGGGCCGGAAGAGATTCAGGCGATCCAAAGGGTGATCGATAGCGACCGTTATACGATGGGCGACAATGTCGCGCGTTTTGAAAAAGCCTTTGCTGAAAAATTCGGGATGCGCTACGGCCTGATGGTCAGTTCGGGGTCTACGGCGAATCTTGTGGGCGTGGCGTCGCTGTTTTACAAAAAGAATCGTCCCCTGCAACGCGGCGACGAAGTCATCGTGCCCTCTATATCCTGGGCGACAACCTTTTACCCGTTAATGCAATACGGCTTGAAACTCAGGTTTCTGGACGTCGAGCTGGACACGCTCAATATGGATGTGTCGAAGCTGGAAGAAGCTCTCACTCCTCGAACCCGGATGGTTGTGGCGGTGAGTATCCTGGGCAATCCCTGCGCCTTGGATACGATGCGCGCGTTTTGCGATAAACACGATTTGATTTTGTTCGAGGACAATTGCGAATCGATGGGGGCGGAGCTGAACGGCAAGGCCTGCGGGACTTTTGGCGAGGTCTGTAC
This window of the Candidatus Nitrohelix vancouverensis genome carries:
- a CDS encoding GNAT family N-acetyltransferase — translated: MKPCRIRLAIPADFETCALIFTRAWNCSLPEKPKQVTVDDIILLTEGELVHVAERGGKVAGFISVWEPESFIHHLYVDPEFWGMGIGTELVDFMASLTRGRPLGLKCKVGNKLAMAFYRARGFVETDERGEDEYGPWARLLRVSNPERQPMRSLKPYD
- a CDS encoding kinase; protein product: MIVSMTPFRISFFGGGTDYPTWYKLNGGSVISTTINKYCYITCRYLPPFFNHRHRVVYSRIENVMDASEIQHPSVRAVMKWLNWQKGIEIHHDGDLPARSGLGSSSSFTVGLFNALSALEGRLISNRELAAQAIHIEQEVIRENVGSQDQIAAAFGGFNKIDFKRDGSFDVTPIILPQDKKVALENNLMLFFTGLSRNASDIAKSKIANMENRFEELDRIRRMVDQAADILQNSSDMATDFGRLLDEGWQYKKQLSDQVSTPEIDEIYEAAKSAGAVGGKLMGAGGGGFMVFVVKPEFQERVRERLKHLIYVPFQFESSGSKIVLYQPNGLG
- a CDS encoding GDP-L-fucose synthase codes for the protein MKIPSPVYVAGHKGLIGSAFLRRLRRESSVDVLTADHSELELTDASAVREFFERHRPQTVILAAGRVGGIIANRDSPADFITDNLSIQLNVLRSAHRVGVQKLILLGSSCMYPRECPQPMHEGQLLTGHPEPTSLPYAIAKLGGVYMCMAYNQQFGGRRFIPVIPNNAYGPNDNFDPDTSHVLSALIRKFFDAKMRGDKVVSLWGTGSPRREFIHVDDIADACLFLLENDDPDLEVPVNIGSGKDISISELAQLIAEIVEYEGRVEWDDSKPDGAPRKLLDSSRIKSLGWNPAVPFREGVRSTYEWFRNNSHQE
- a CDS encoding thiamine pyrophosphate-dependent dehydrogenase E1 component subunit alpha, encoding MIKFKYEGKGFQGRPSENLPYSQDQVLSMLRSMLRVRLLEEKIETIYHLDEMKTPVHLVIGQEAISTGCCEALRPEDHVYGTYRTHGNYIAKGGDLKKMLSELYCRADGCVGSKGGSMHLLDKDAGFMGCSAIVSGILPIATGAALSAKMLKQDRVTVVFFGEAGTEEGVLWESFNFAALKKLPIIYICENNFYAVCSPLENRQPPGVDIYKKAESFGIKSRLVDGTNVLDVYDAVRDASDHVRNGEGPYFIEARAYRWRGHGGVGDDSASGYRDPKEVEAWKKYCPIETFYNYLGKCGMVDSQLRKEMTRQLTEEIEAAFEHGLKSPNPVKEDLATFVYCD
- a CDS encoding alpha-ketoacid dehydrogenase subunit beta, which gives rise to MPWAEKLISSKAVSQNFNGEGRALTYTEALNEALRTAMEIDPKVFVMGQGVDDPKGMFGVTTGLNQEFGGERVFDTPLAEESMMGIGLGAAMNGMRPVYMHNRPDFLLLAFNQLVNHASKTHYMDNGLTRAPMVIWAAVARGWGSGSQHSQAIQGMLLSVPGLKIVMPSTPYDAKGLMLASIADNNPVLIFEHRWLMKQQGAVPEEFYTVPLGKGVYRTRGEHLTIVGTSHTLIQSMEAMELLKKEGVSADVIDLRTIKPLDEEIILESVKKTGRLLVVDTGWAMGGVCAEIGCLVAEKGFKDLKAPVRRIGLPDIPHPAGYTLEQFYYPNTETIAQTIRELVAFQ